The Bactrocera dorsalis isolate Fly_Bdor chromosome 2, ASM2337382v1, whole genome shotgun sequence region tGAATGCGAGGTTTCGGTTGCTTGAATGGATTATGGCATGTGTCAATGGTAATAAAGCGATTTGAAATCACTCGGAAAGCCAAAAGTGCCTGGGCGATAAACTCACGAGGATGAGCACCAATTGATGAACGTAGCATCAGCGATAAATTGCAGAAAACAGAATCAAAATGGCTAAACTCTGGTCCAATTTAAGGACGGTCCGTTTTTGTTCAAAACAATGGTTTTGGGGCAAGACGGTcactaacaaaataaaaacgagAGAAAGGATTgacttaaactttttttttcaaaaacataatttaGTTTGTTGTTAAACCAGTTTTTCAATCAATCCGAAAATAGCTGTTGTTGTGGGAGATGATGTGCTGATAAATTACTTCATTTTTTAGCTATTTTGTAGGCACAACTTTCAGCTATATGCGCGTTATATACTAAGAGGCTGTGTGTGTAGATTATCTCTGTGCGCTTTGATTAATGAAGTGCTGTCGCGACTATTTGGTTGCTCAAGCCTGAGCATTCCAAAAGAGAGGAATTGTGTCCGTGAGTTCGGACATTTGGTCATTAGCGCCAGTTGTAATTGTGACTGCTTAGATCTCAAGTGATGTGAATTACAACGCTAATGACATGATAATCCATGTATTGGGTAGTGAAGATAATTGAAAGATTCGACAAGTTGTTCTGTATTTAGTAAAAAAGATGACTAAGAACACGTTCATGTCCaatgagttttatttttgtcacACTGATAGCTTTTTTTTCCTAGCgtttgaataaatttgtaaacataacCGGCTTTGCATCCAGCGCAAACTTCGTTCCCACAATGTTTGACAACTTTTTAGTCGAATTAAGGTcagatctgaataatttgttcacAGATTATAGAACCCGCCAAACACCATAACcaatgtcaaatttcgtgaagatatcttatatTTTAacgaagtttttcatacaagaactaaattttagccggtcagttcgtatggcagctatacccGGTAGTAGTCTGCAATTCCAACAAATGGGCAGCTAATTGTAAAGAAATGAACGAAATTTTAAATCTATATCTTTAAGACtaatcgactcagttcgtcacgctgcacatttgcatatatttattttattggttctgctacgtttccttctgggtattccaaacttcatggcaaatttaatataccctgatCAGGGTATAGGTAAATGATAGTCATAGGTTTAGATTATGCTATTTTAGGACTTTGAAAAAACAATAGGAATTGCATTAGTTAAATATAGAAGTACAAATgtataatttaagaattttagatTTCGAGGTTTTACGTAGGTTATTacgtatatgtttatatattatcATTAGTTAAATTAGTAAGAAATCATTTGAAAGTTCACCTCACGTTATAGCTTCGCATAGTTCACTAGTCAAGCGAGCACCTCATAAACCTTTCAACATTCTGCAGGTCCAACGTCCTGCACCACTTCCATCGCTCCGTTGAGTTACCAACCAGGCTGTGACAGCGACATTGATTTATGTATAATGCATAATGGCTGCAACTACGACAAGGCTAGGCTAAGAGTGCACCTTGCAGTGAAACTTGCGAACAGCAAATGCTGTGTAAAATAACAAGTAGAAGCACCATGATAACTAAGAAAACAAGTTGTTGTACTGATAAACTCACCGACTACCGTCGATATGTACGATACTCACTACAACTCCGACTTCTCCCGCTGTGGTGTTTACTAAGCGCCAAGAGAGGGGAAGAAGTTGGATCTTCCATAGTCATGTTCGGTTCGCAGCACAGGAGGCGGTATGTCACTTGCTGTATTTAAGGTGAACGCAGTTGACAGCAGGTGGAGTGCTCGCTTTGTTGTCATCCTGACGTTGTCTCTACCATCTTGTGTTCACCGATGTGCGTTCAAGTCACGTACAGTCATAAATTCACTATGCAGAACTTGCGGGTGATTCTGTATAGATCAACATTTTACAAAGGAATAATCATTAGCAACAACATTTACCGGAATGTACGCATATGTAATgtcatttacaacaacaaaagaggtGGTTAAAAACCAACAACTCTGACAACATGTCAAACGACAACAAAGAATTTAAATTCGAGGAGGAGAGTGCAagttaaaattgcatttttaggGCATGTGGCAATAAAACGCACCTGAAGTTATGGATGAAGCGAGTTTCCTTCGGATTATGAGACATTCGCACTCGGGAGTAATGCTCATGGAAAGAGAGCTTTCTTCTAGGAATGAAGGGTGCCAGACGTGCTTCAAAAGGCCTATAAAATCAGATGTAATCATTACAAATTTAGGATATTGTCTAAAGATCGAATCAATACAATTTTGGCGGTGGCTCCGCCTGCTTTATTGAGCAACAAACAACTGCGGTTACCCTACATTCtcgattaaaatttatttctctttatgaGTATGTGATCTTTAAGAATAACAAATAAAGTATTCACGAAGTGGTTGCATGATAAACTTTAAGGAAATAAAAGTGATGATAATAATAATGGCAATGATGGTAACACATTTATCTCGCGGCAGATCCTTTTAGATTacaacattttatatattttcgttgCTTTTTTGTTCGAGagtaaatatttgtactttCATATTTGCATGCTTTacttacaaacaaacatatatacatataacagtgTGTGTAGGCGGCATTTCGCACAAACGAATGCACTTAAGCTATAATGGCGGAAAAATCGCATGCGCCATTGTTGAAGGCTGAAGACAAAGGAAAAGTTTCAGTGAAAAATGTAAAGTGCTTCTGCACAAGATACATGTACTCAGAGGAGACGGAGGAATGAGATTATGAAAAAGTACTGTTATTTTTCTTCATAGCAGTCTCATGTTGGTGGGCTGTGATTCCTTACAGAAAACTGTGCGATGCCTATGCATCCATAGACCAACTTGGCTCATTTTCCAAACATTTCTATTTGAGTATTCGTTTCAGCAGACTCTTTCCTTGCATGAATGACACTGATATTTGCCtccaaaaaaaacacaattggAATTTTTTCAGAGTCTTAGATGTatcatgtaagtatgtaaaatcCATATATCTTCTATGTATTAAAACCTAcatgaataatttgtgttaTAGAATTGTGCTTTATAACTCATTTTCTCACTGGGTTTGCGAGTCGCAAATTCATTTACAATGGAAGATGGCCATAATATGTCCATATTGATATATAAACATGCAAACATCCATACAGAcctacgtaaatatgtatataatataatatgagaCCCACAGCTGCAGGCAGCGAAACATAAAATTGTTGGGAGAGTTTTCGAGTGCGTTAAATGTCATCGTGTCTGTAGAATTGAGTGCTGTCATTATCATCAACATCCATGAATGAATGTTTTTCTGCTCGCATTAACGCTGAAAGCATGTTGGAGTACTTTCCttggaaataaaatatgtatgtaaatacgttAGTACTTTGTGAGGGAAAAACTTTATGTACATCCGATATCCCGCGCAAGTTCACAAGTATTTCGGTATGTCTTTGTGAATTAATACTTACCAAGCGGGAAGAAGAATCTCGCTGTTTTATGTCACTCTCTATTGTCTTATGATTACACGCGAATTTCTACTTTTCTCTTTTGTATGTGCAAAATAACCGTGTTTCTTCTTGCATTAAGCGGAGCCGCGCCATAAGCTTCCACCATTATTACTTAAAACTTTAATGGGATAATTGCAAAATTTACTACAAAGTGCTTTAAGACTAATCTTCTCATAGTTTTCAATAGGTTAGGTTGGATTACAATGGCTGGCCTACTGGTCCTTTGTAATACAAGATTAAGGTGTATTAATACGCGCTACAGTTTATGTCGTGCAAGACGCCAAGACTTTTTGCGAGGTTTAATACAGACTTCATATCTAATCCTAACACTTCATCCAGTTCCTTGAACTGGACTTAGTTCTAGATAAGGCCGGATATAAACAGTGGAGGTTTTCCAGTGCCTCTCTCATACCTTCTTCCCTGCACTTAATACATGTGCTGTCGTTATTGATGTCCATACGGCTTGCTTGCGCTGCCGGTAAGATGTGATCTGTGACTAGGACAACAACCATTCTGCAGTATTCTCGATACCGTGTGAGTAGAAACCTGCGAGTTTTCCTTCCGCTGCCTTGCACATGATTGTGGCGATTCTTCATGCCCCTAAGATATGCCATCTCACTTTGTGTATCGTTTTCGACTATTTGCGTAGTTCCTCGACTTATTTGGTGGGCCAGCGGATTGCACTTCTGGGAATTTCATCAGCTATTTCGTTTTTCGAAATACCCCAGTGGCCTCGAAACCAGTATATACGCAACCGCTTTCCAACAATCATTGCATCTACTGCCTCCCTGCTTTTAAGGACATTTTTTCACGCAATTGCCGTTTGGTTATCGACGTATATACTGATTTTCTTTATGTCATGTCTTACGTTGTTAGCTAACTTACCAGCTTTTCTGGCGCCAACGCTTCTGTATGGAAGATATTGCAGTCTTGCGGCGGCTTAAAGAGTTGTCTGAGATTTAGTTCCGCGCAATAGATCCTGGTGCTCACTCcttcagttatttttaatcCGTCCCTGTGTATGTTAAGAGTTCTGCTCGTGGCTTGCGGGCCTTAGCGTGACTTGAAACTTTCTCTCTCATATAAAGAGTGAAGGCTTATGGTCTATGGTCTGGACCCCCCGCTTTTCGAGCTATGTCTGCTGGTTCTGGAAAATTCACCTAACACCGCCAATCCAGCATCTGATTTCTCTTTCCACTGGTATGTCAATTGGTGACAGGATGACTAAGCTTTCAAGAGCAGCTGTTGGAGTGGTTCTAGTCGAATTGTTAGTTTAgctctaaactgagaagaaagCAAAACAGTTAATGCATTTCTGAAATATACCGAACGTAATGTGAGTAACAGTAGAATATTTTCTTTGCCAGCATTAACGGGTTTATTGATGCTATTTTTCCAAAGTTATAAAGCTCTTTCTTCCCTTTTTAGGAAGGAAATTCACGCCAAAATAATGTCTTTCGATTCCAGTGTGATATGCTGTCGGTAGTTCTTCTTTCTACTATATATGCAGTTCTTTTTCTAAGATTTTGGGTAATAACAGAAtatcaatataataattttgtcaaTGACTTTATTCGAGTGGATTGTACTGTATACTCAGTTCCGCCCAAACTCACTTGTTAATTCTTTTTCTCATTTCACTTCTTCTTATACTTAGTTTTAGAATGCTGGTAATCAGGATGAAGATAAAATGTGAAGCTCATTTCTGCTTTTCCTATTGTTATGGATTATCCTTTAAGAAATCAATGATTCGTACATAAATCCCATTGAAGTGTATATACACCCTCGGCATTGCTGACATATTCTGTTAGAGTTAGCTGCAACATGTAGTTTGACTTGAACAACTACTTTTGAGAAAGTTTTACCTTGGGTTGCTTGTAAATTCCTTTTGAAATGTTGAGCAACTTCATATCAAGGTTTACATCTGTATAAGTAAATGCAGGCACATTAATATGTTTAACGCAAACCTTTATATATTAAGCATATGCacacaataaaataaacatatatttgaaagaaaCCAGGAAATTCTAAGTTTGCTCTACAAAGTATCATTAAATACTCCCAGCTTTCATgtcatttaaaatttcatttatgtaAACATATGGAAATTATTGCCCTTCAATACTCCTGCTGCACTTACTTGCTTATCTTCATTATGACTACCTTTTATACTTACATTGAGTGGACCCACTCCCTTCTATTTGCAGATAAATATGTGAAGCGACCGCCGCGCAAAGCTTACGGGCGGCTTAGTGCCGATTCGGACGATGCCAGTTCACAGCAAAAGCACAAAATCGATGATCCCTTTGACGAATttgataatttcaaaataataacttCGGGCAGTGGATGTAATGATGGCAATGGCAATGGCAATGGCAACGTCAACGGCAATGGCAGCGCCACATGCCAACATGTGCACTCAGGGGTGAGCGATGGCGGGGGCGGAGGAGGCGGCCGCGCTGGCGCAGCTGCTATTAATGGATCCATGATTCCTTGTACACTGCCCGATTGCCAGGGAAATTTCGTTAACGAAGGCATGTGCCACCTAAATGATGCGACGGGCTGCGCGGGCGGCGGTGGCGCATCGAAATCGAACTCATCCGCAATGCAGAGGCACAAGGAAGTCAATGAGAACACCATTAACCGACTGCAAGCGATGGCGATGTCAGATGATGATGATTACGGTaagtacatacagacatacatacaaacaaatggaaaaggggataaaacataaaaatcctAAATAACATTGAGAAATGGTgggaataaaattaaaagaaaagagaaagcaggaagcaataaattttcaagcGCCACCTAAACAGGGTCTTTATTGCAATTATTAgagtacgtacatatgtattaactatgtataaataatagaaGAACAACATCTCGATAtccaatattttattgcttttgttgttttttctcgttttctcTTTGCttatattgacatacatatgatatattCAAACAAATTTGGGCCTTTTTTACAGATGAATCTCTGACATGCAATGTTTGTGATAGAGCTTTCCATTGTCATAGGCAATTGGCTTCGCATCAGCAGAAGAAACGTCATTTCGGGTGAGTGTCTATTCGGGTACAACGAAACCAAGAAAACAACTTAATGCCACaagctaatttttattgatGTAAATAACTTATTGGGTACTTACTTATGCATTATTGATCAAACAATGATTTGTCATATTTTCCctgcaaaaccaaaaaaatggaGTACAAAAAAAAGGTATTGATTATCGTATTTCCAAACGACTGACTTAGTATGTTACCACCTGAATGCCTGAAGATGTAACGggtttttcagtaatttttaaataaaagaaaaacgaaatgaaaaataatgaaattgctGTGGAAGTACATTCAATGTCAAGATGTATGAAACTCGATTTATTTTGGCCAATACGGGCATGCTTGCagagtccagacgctgaactcaattttcgacggttttcaagcataaatcggccaatGCTGTTGCAATTTCCcctttcgatattcgtacgaagttcataaATTGTCGCTGATGATCGGCGTAGATTATAGATTTGACGTAGTCttacaggaaatagtctaactgCACCAAAACGCACGACCAAGGCAgacaattgactgggccatttcgtgaaataaaacgttcaccaaacttggttttctaTAAattgattgtgacattcgcGCTGTGTAGCTTgcggcgccgtcctgttggaaccacatattgccctagttcatatcatccaattcgagccaaaaatattcggttatcattgagcggctGCGAATCCCATTCActgtaacgtgccggtcttgatcattatagaagaagtacggcccaatgacgccgctgGTCTATAAACTGCACCGTAATTTTATCGGGATACAATAGTGACTCAtgaagtacgtgtggattgctgcctgaccaataacgcctATTTTGGTTATTGACGCAGCGATTCAGTCAGAAataagcctcatcgctgaagatgacttttcgatgaaaatcctgATCATTTTAAAGTTGTttctcagcccaattcacgaatatattgtacgacgattctggtagtcacgcggcttcagttcttgcgtcaatttgatcttgtaacgatgtaggtcaagatcttttcgcaataTTCGCAACAACGATGCCGCAGAGTTGCACAAAGCTTTTGAAGACGTGTGAGAGATTGATTTGGGTTTCTCTCGATCGATGCGCAAGCtccagcaatattctcgacaccacgggcacttctttgtctcactgacacgggaacattttgtactgttcctgtggattgaaatttttccactaagcgttgaattgttgatctgacaggacgattatgacgaccataaattggacgccGTGCTCTTAATGTTGAAGCCACTGACTACGAATTTCggaagtaaattttattaacttcgACTTGTTGTTAGATTgaatatctttccatgatgaaatgtcaaacctTATTGAAGAGAAACGTCAAAAGAGTGGATAGAAATATGACGTTGTTTGCTGCCCCTATTGGTCTACTGTGCAATGTAGCATGCCGAAATATTCATTTGTCTTTTAATCCTTAAATTTTACCATAAAAGCACACTTGTAAGAAGGGCTAAGGACTCATTTCAACcctttcaaataataattataggTGAAAATGAATAGAGACATATTTATGAGAAtgtgtaaattttataataaacgaTATGTTAAATAAGCGAAAATTGGTTTGCGGAATATCGAAATCATGACAAAATGATTCGCCGCACTCcaaaaacgattttattttaatggtaGTTGACAGATTTTTCACGTCAAACAAAAgcccttttattttatttgacagcTGTCCGAGGCAAAAATGTCATTTCCCATATTCTAGTGAACACCATTTCATTGCAAAACTTGTGGCTGCCACAATATGAATATTCATCATAAAAGCTTCCATTCACTTTAGTTTACATAAATTCGAGCATAAATAgtaaagcatatatgtatgtgcacatattGTGTTGttcttaaaattcatttttgaatatattctgACACCTCGAAATATTGAGTTTACGGTTATATCTGGCAATGCTTTCCGAACACTATCTACGCTGGTCAGCAATATTTGCGGCACATTTTTTCTCTAACGAACGCACTTATGGCAAGCACTGAAAGGAATTGAAGGATCTGTAACATACTTTGGTTACTTTTGTCGTGGAAGACATCAGGCGTTGAAACTCTTTTGATATTACAGAATAGATGTTGGAAACAATAGTTAGGCTAGGGTTTAGTTTATAGTTAATAAGAGGGTGCTGACCCAAAAATGCGCGAGAATGTAGAGTTCTATTcagtaaaaataattgaattcatGAAAGCACAATCACGGAAGCCACAGATTTAATTCAACACAGCAGGATTTCGCACACAAATGCTTTCgaacaaaaaactgtaaattatTTTGCGAGCAACAAAGCGTAAATCTGCTGACGAAATAGTCGAGAATATCTGAATGTATGTTCACCtatgtgaatgtatgtatttttaataaatgcagtttcgcacatactcgtataataatataccactacatatgtatagtatatgtgtgcgtgcgtaaaaatttaaatctatcaaaaatatataggtTCATGTTTACAGTTATTGATTTGTCCATTCAATAGAAATCATTTCAGCAttcagaaaacttttttgttttcaagtcGCCATTTCCGTGAATGCGAGAACTTATTTGCTTCAATTATTCAGCTTAGCACATTTTTATAAGCACAATTGATAGCGGATTGATGGAGGATTGATGGCGGACTTTCGTTTATAGCGCACTGCGGATTTCGTTATTAATGGCAAACAATTTAAGTAATTCAAGTTTTCTACCGAAAGTTGTGCACGGTTTTTCGCATAAAAAGAATATTCCTTGCTGCCTTAATAGTGCAAGGCAAACGACAAATATTTTGGGCCTACCtaagaatttattttgaattaaaaataacattagGGTGGAGAACGCGCATAATTAAGTCATTACATTTAGGCggttaaattttggttatacatatttattgccTCAAATATTGAAAGCAATGAACGTTCAGGCGAAGTCAGCGAATTCAAAACAAATAGCTCTGAAAACTCAAAATTAATCATTCAAATATGAGCGTGCAAAGTTGAGTTGCTGTAAACGCACACTGACACATACTTAGTAAATTAATTATGCAAACATAATGAGAATAACTAATCTGAAAGCGGAATCTAATTACGAGACAGCTCGACAACATTCAGCATCCCACAAGCAAGGCAGACCGGGAGTCCAGCCGACCAGGAGCAGTCATTTAGCAGTAATCAGTCATTTCTATTCATTTATACAAATGGGTTCTAAGCGAAGGCAGCAGGCGGCAGCCAGCAGTCAACAGCAGAGGTGCTCCACACTTTGCGTCGTCAAGGCCATTATCATTACGATCATTAACAATATCATCGGCAGCGACAAGGAGTAGTTGCTCACCACCCACACCCACACGCACACTGACACCAGCACTCCAACCACACATGTCTAATTGGAATTAGCAGGCAGTTTTGCGCCACAATGCATTCGGTGGCTAATGAGTCCTTACCCGGCATCATGACC contains the following coding sequences:
- the LOC105232520 gene encoding uncharacterized protein LOC105232520, giving the protein MFWILRRTGAANFFNSLNNNCSSSKGGSSSGTQDKYVKRPPRKAYGRLSADSDDASSQQKHKIDDPFDEFDNFKIITSGSGCNDGNGNGNGNVNGNGSATCQHVHSGVSDGGGGGGGRAGAAAINGSMIPCTLPDCQGNFVNEGMCHLNDATGCAGGGGASKSNSSAMQRHKEVNENTINRLQAMAMSDDDDYDESLTCNVCDRAFHCHRQLASHQQKKRHFGCNACDSLFPSLMILEHHKEEFEHWSDDEISRQVCCRRNRGDDYFTDTDSFTSEAESEDMERLL